The following proteins come from a genomic window of Nitrospirota bacterium:
- a CDS encoding glycosyltransferase family 4 protein: MKILLLSRYFPPEIGTAANLFYELSKGLVDKGHSVNVVTSFPWYNLKSVPDKYRGRLFMKEDMGGVNVTRIAFPVFGPQKIKLAVGHLTAPLTSFLGGLLSEKPDVVFIYSPPLFMGVSGWLLNLFRGVPFIMGVQDLHPQCYIDQGVLKNRLLIFLLETLEKFCYRRSSLITVHSGGNRSHIVDIKGIDEGKVRILPNWIDTGEMRPLPRDNEFSGRYDLNGKFIVGYAGTLGMSQGLLSVIEAARILRDRDEIEFFIVGDGIEKENLKSRVEEYGLKNVRFLEMQTKSVYPYVVASSDVGLVTLNNKVKTPVVPSKILSLMAAARPVLASMPLDGDAPKLISAAKCGICIGPEDPELLAEKILLLSGNPDICADYSRQGREFVVREMSLQKAVAELEQCIKSALRKGQS; the protein is encoded by the coding sequence ATGAAAATCCTGCTCCTTTCCAGATATTTCCCTCCCGAGATAGGCACAGCGGCAAATCTTTTTTATGAATTATCAAAGGGATTGGTTGATAAGGGACACAGTGTAAATGTTGTCACAAGCTTTCCCTGGTATAACCTGAAGTCAGTTCCCGATAAATACCGGGGGAGGCTCTTTATGAAGGAGGACATGGGCGGAGTCAATGTTACACGAATAGCTTTTCCGGTATTCGGTCCACAAAAAATAAAACTCGCTGTTGGACACCTGACCGCTCCCCTGACCTCTTTTTTGGGAGGACTCCTTTCGGAGAAGCCGGATGTCGTCTTCATCTACTCTCCACCGCTCTTCATGGGGGTCTCAGGATGGCTGCTGAACCTCTTCAGGGGGGTTCCGTTTATCATGGGGGTTCAGGACCTGCACCCGCAGTGTTATATAGACCAGGGGGTGCTGAAGAACAGGCTGCTGATATTTCTTCTTGAGACTCTTGAGAAGTTTTGTTATAGGAGGTCGTCACTGATTACAGTCCACTCAGGGGGTAACAGGAGCCACATTGTTGACATAAAGGGGATTGATGAAGGAAAAGTCAGGATTCTTCCCAACTGGATAGACACAGGTGAGATGAGACCACTGCCAAGGGATAACGAGTTTTCCGGAAGATACGACCTTAACGGGAAATTTATTGTTGGCTATGCAGGGACTTTGGGGATGTCTCAGGGGCTCCTGAGTGTAATTGAGGCTGCAAGGATTTTAAGGGACAGGGATGAGATCGAGTTTTTTATTGTCGGTGACGGCATAGAGAAAGAGAACCTGAAAAGCAGGGTAGAAGAATATGGTTTGAAAAATGTAAGGTTTCTTGAGATGCAGACGAAGTCAGTCTATCCATATGTAGTCGCCTCTTCGGATGTGGGGTTAGTGACTTTAAACAATAAGGTTAAAACACCGGTAGTTCCGTCAAAGATATTGAGCCTCATGGCAGCAGCCAGACCGGTACTTGCAAGCATGCCCCTTGATGGTGATGCCCCGAAGTTGATCAGTGCAGCTAAGTGTGGTATATGCATCGGTCCTGAGGACCCCGAGTTGCTGGCTGAAAAGATTCTTCTTCTTTCAGGTAATCCTGACATTTGTGCAGATTATTCAAGGCAGGGACGAGAATTTGTTGTCCGTGAGATGTCTCTCCAGAAGGCGGTTGCAGAATTAGAACAATGTATTAAAAGTGCGCTAAGGAAAGGACAATCATGA
- a CDS encoding GxxExxY protein — protein sequence MNENEIAKIIVNNSFKIHKSLGPGLLESVYEEVLFYELLKNNLKCERQVAIPVIYESVRMDIGFRADLIVEDKVIIELKSVENIMPVHKKQLLTYLKLTGLKLGLLVNFNVELIKSGITRIVNNL from the coding sequence ATGAATGAAAATGAAATAGCTAAGATTATTGTCAACAACAGTTTTAAAATCCATAAAAGCTTAGGACCAGGGCTATTAGAATCTGTTTATGAAGAAGTATTGTTTTATGAGTTGCTGAAAAATAATCTAAAGTGCGAACGGCAGGTTGCAATACCTGTGATATATGAAAGTGTCAGAATGGATATTGGGTTTAGAGCAGACCTGATTGTAGAGGACAAGGTTATAATCGAATTAAAATCTGTTGAAAATATTATGCCTGTTCATAAAAAACAACTTTTAACATACTTGAAACTAACGGGATTAAAACTCGGGTTATTGGTCAATTTCAATGTTGAATTAATAAAAAGCGGTATTACCCGTATAGTAAATAATCTGTAA